The following nucleotide sequence is from Saccharothrix texasensis.
CGCCGGCGTCACACGACGCGCCGTTCAGCTTGCAGTTGGCCGGCCCGCTGAACGCGCCGGAGTAGGTCACGTTGAAGCCGAAGCTCACCGTGCCGCCGACGCCCACGCTGCCGTTCCACGTGTTCTTCACGGTCACGTGCTGGCCGCTGGTGGTGTACGAGCCGTCCCACAGGGAGCTGACCTTGTGGCCGGAGGGCAGGTCGAACTCGACCGTCCACGACGACAGGGCGGCCGTGCCGCCGTTGCGGATCGTGTACTTGCCCTCGTAGCCGGTGCCCCAGTCCGAGCCCTTGCTGAAGGTGGCCGAGACGCCGCCCGCACCGCTGGCCGCGGGTGCGACGACCAACCCCACCACCAACGTGGCGACCGCCACGAACAACGCTGTGACATGCCATCGGATCTTGGACATCGTGCTCCTTGTCAGGAAAGGAGTGCAGGGTTGACCACACGATGTGGTTCAGACCACTTCACGGTCAAGGTCTAGACCATTCTCGTCACTCTAATGGAGTAACACCAAACGCCCCGGAACCGGTTCCGGGACCGAACGACCACTAGGGGTTGATGAGCCTAAAGTCGCGCTCCCGCCAAGACCAGGGGCGGACGTCGGCACGTCGCCGGACGGCCAGAATCGGACCCGTCGAGGGATCCTCGGCCTCGCAGAGGGAGTCGCAGGGAGGAGCGTTGATGGTCAAGAGGGGAATCGCCTTAGCCACCGCCGTGGGGTTGGCGGTCGCGGGCATCGGCGGGACGGCGGTGGCCGAACCGTCGGTCGACCAGGCCGCGCGCGTCGACCGCCAGGTCGTGCAGCGGGCGTTGGACGACATCGCGCGGACGGCGGTCCAGGGGGTGCAGGTCCGGGTCGTCGACGGCCGGCAGGAGTTCACCGCCCGCAGCGGCACGGCGCGGATCGACTCACCGCGCCCCGTGCCGACCGACGGCCGGTTCCGGGTCGGCAGCATCACCAAGACGTTCGTGTCGACCGTCGTGCTCCAGTTGGTCGGCGAGGGGAAGGTCGACCTGGACGCGCCGGTGCAGCGGTACCTGCCCGGCCTGCTCCCGCACGGTGACCGGATCACCGTGCGCAACCTGCTGCAGCACACCAGCGGCCTCTACAACTACACCGAGGCCCTGCCGCTCGACCCGGACGGCGTGGTGGCCACCCGGTACAAGACGTGGGCGCCCACCGAGCTGGTGGCCCTGTCCACGGCCAAACCGCTCGACTTCGAGCCGGGCACCGCGTGGCAGTACTCGAACACCAACTACGTCGTGGCCGGGATGCTGGTGGAGAAGCTCACCGGCCGGCCGTACGGGGTGGCGGTCGCGCAGCGCGTGCTGCGCCCGCTGGGGCTGCGGTCGACGTCCGTGCCCGGCACCCGGATCGACATCCCCGGTCCGCACGCGCGCGGCTACCTCAGGGCCGGCGGCCAGGTCGTGGACATCACGGAGATCAACCCCTCGGTCGCCTACGCGGCGGGAGAGATGATCTCCACGACGGCCGACCTCGACCGGTTCGCGGACGCGCTGCTGGACGGTCGCCTGCTCCGCCCGGCACAGCAGAGGGAGCTGACCTCGACGTTGCCGATCACCGAGGGCTACGGCCTGGGCATCGAGGCACAGCAGATGCCGTGCGGCGTCACGGTCTGGGGCCACAGCGGCGGCATCCCCGGCTACAACAGCCTGGTGATCGGCACGGCGGACACGAAGACCCGGCTGACGCTGTCCGCGACCTCCGAGCCCGACCCGGGTGAGCTCGCGGGCTACCAGGAGCTGCTGAACGAGGTGTTCTGCTGATCTCCCGGACGCGGTGACGCGGTGAGGGCGTCCGACCGGGGACGCCCTCACCGCTCGTCGCTCAGTCCCGCCACTGCTCCGCC
It contains:
- a CDS encoding serine hydrolase domain-containing protein, with amino-acid sequence MVKRGIALATAVGLAVAGIGGTAVAEPSVDQAARVDRQVVQRALDDIARTAVQGVQVRVVDGRQEFTARSGTARIDSPRPVPTDGRFRVGSITKTFVSTVVLQLVGEGKVDLDAPVQRYLPGLLPHGDRITVRNLLQHTSGLYNYTEALPLDPDGVVATRYKTWAPTELVALSTAKPLDFEPGTAWQYSNTNYVVAGMLVEKLTGRPYGVAVAQRVLRPLGLRSTSVPGTRIDIPGPHARGYLRAGGQVVDITEINPSVAYAAGEMISTTADLDRFADALLDGRLLRPAQQRELTSTLPITEGYGLGIEAQQMPCGVTVWGHSGGIPGYNSLVIGTADTKTRLTLSATSEPDPGELAGYQELLNEVFC